A window of Mytilus edulis chromosome 10, xbMytEdul2.2, whole genome shotgun sequence contains these coding sequences:
- the LOC139492378 gene encoding E3 ubiquitin-protein ligase Midline-1-like, producing MAKSADEGKALVKENYGDLLTCTICLETFKVPKYLPCLHTFCETCIHTYILSSMKEDKPQTFKCPICRQPVQTQKDQGKPETWAKSLPGNHFVVSLIDRRELKRDEKRCSACESNNKSTKAMAWCTVCEEAYCDACETSHKSFKATRGHKVVQIKDMREEKNVSLSGFVECNDHPQKTIEVYCINHSKPCCALCATVHHRRCEQVVSIDKALHKIKGSEKVTNLVKRLQESNEHLEDVIQKRKQSMQRFEMDTDNALSQIGTLKENLIVQVERLEEKLRGEINNSKKILTIQMDDEITELSSLKSNLFTWKNIFDACITEGSELHCLVKMEDILENLPRVDKRVSKLKTDMKDFSISFEPNNLSDITSLGRFSLKGSAIKCPKGMRKVNFHSGKVKQLFTIDISNGKRISGVFLNGCILLSDYNSSRIIKYDDNGTQIGELTIPATPSDITKNDDLTVAVASDSTQIYLINIEKLSLSRTVITDDNVYGLNFVDNEYIASHCSNAYILWLDSAFKRIRIENSEEQIYFVCGKSKNDYVYKEYNSSIQHVSPKGIFSYVTDQFPFTYAVDFEDNIYVGGQAFGVIHQLTPTCKLIRVIPISTFAKQTGKFLWVLRFEENSNKFLLTFQDSGKVLICEID from the coding sequence ATGGCGAAGTCGGCTGACGAGGGCAAGGCATTGGTAAAGGAAAATTATGGTGATTTGTTAACTTGTACCATTTGTCTTGAGACATTTAAAGTACCAAAGTATCTTCCCTGTCTCCATACGTTCTGTGAAACCTGTATACACACGTATATATTGTCGTCCATGAAGGAGGATAAACCTCAAACTTTCAAATGTCCGATTTGTCGTCAACCGGTTCAGACACAGAAGGATCAAGGCAAACCTGAAACATGGGCAAAATCTTTACCAGGAAATCATTTTGTCGTATCGTTAATAGATCGGAGAGAATTAAAACGAGACGAAAAACGATGCTCTGCTTGCGAAAGTAACAACAAATCGACAAAAGCCATGGCCTGGTGTACCGTTTGTGAAGAGGCATATTGTGATGCTTGCGAAACAAGTCATAAATCATTTAAAGCTACCCGCGGACATAAAGTTGTGCAAATAAAGGATATGAGggaagaaaaaaatgtatctttATCGGGTTTCGTTGAATGCAATGACCACCCACAGAAAACAATAGAGGTGTATTGTATAAATCACAGTAAACCATGCTGCGCCCTTTGCGCAACAGTTCACCATAGGAGATGTGAACAAGTTGTTTCAATAGATAAAGCCTTGCACAAAATAAAGGGATCTGAAAAAGTCACAAACCTAGTCAAAAGGTTACAGGAAAGTAATGAACACTTGGAAGATGTTATTCAAAAACGCAAACAAAGCATGCAAAGGTTTGAAATGGACACTGACAATGCCCTATCTCAAATTGGGACGTTAAAAGAAAATCTAATAGTACAGGTAGAAAGACTGGAGGAAAAACTGCGGGGTGAAATCAACAACTCGAAGAAAATTTTAACCATTCAGATGGACGATGAAATAACTGAACTGTCTAGTTTGAAAAGTAATTTGTTTACTTGGAAGAATATTTTTGACGCATGTATCACCGAAGGATCAGAACTTCATTGCTTAGTAAAGATGGAAGACATTTTAGAAAACCTACCGCGGGTTGACAAAAGAGTGTCAAAACTTAAAACAGATATGAAGGACTTTTCGATATCGTTCGAGCCAAATAACTTATCTGATATCACCTCTCTTGGTCGATTTAGTTTAAAAGGTTCCGCCATCAAATGTCCTAAAGGAATGAGAAAAGTAAATTTCCATTCCGGAAAGGTTAAACAATTATTTACAATAGACATATCAAATGGTAAACGCATCAGTGGAGTATTCCTCAACGGTTGTATTTTACTTTCTGATTACAACAGCAGTAGAATTATCAAATACGATGACAATGGAACTCAAATAGGAGAACTTACAATTCCTGCAACACCCAGTGACATAACAAAAAATGATGATTTGACTGTTGCAGTTGCATCAGATTCCACTCAGATCTACCTAATTAATATTGAGAAACTTTCTCTTAGCAGAACAGTAATTACTGATGATAATGTTTACGGATTAAATTTTGTTGATAACGAATACATAGCTTCCCATTGTTCTAATGCATATATATTATGGTTGGATTCGGCATTCAAAAGAATTCGGATTGAAAACTCGGAagaacaaatatattttgtttgtggCAAGAGTAAAAATGATTACGTTTACAAAGAATATAATAGTTCAATTCAGCATGTATCACCGAAAGGTATTTTTTCATACGTAACCGACCAATTTCCGTTCACCTATGCTGTTGACTTTGAAGACAACATTTATGTTGGAGGTCAAGCTTTTGGTGTGATTCATCAGCTAACACCAACCTGTAAATTGATCAGAGTTATTCCAATTTCAACGTTTGCTAAACAAACGGGTAAATTCCTGTGGGTATTGCGGTTTGAGGAAAATAGCAATAAATTTTTGCTAACCTTTCAAGATAGCGGGAAAGTCTTGATATGTGAAATTGACTAG